From the Eremothecium cymbalariae DBVPG#7215 chromosome 6, complete sequence genome, one window contains:
- a CDS encoding uncharacterized protein (similar to Ashbya gossypii AFR077W), whose amino-acid sequence MLPTNNSASLDYHPEEQSLLEDASTLLMFSKGNNNRSQAQQQPQEQERQRELPKRRSASTTPPSVDEGSSLSIPKTGHFGSVVLSRTVSINPLASPGPAAATLLDDPPLLHGRELGKGRHSRTNSSSSNASSKGMVAAAALAAAAEVPLPLKRASESKETLAVKPEERTHRRSSVAKGESKLREGDDNSWPVSDSYIVDPDDGIITCVCNYDDDDGFTIQCDHCYRWQHATCYGIQDESAAPDDFLCKVCHPRDIDVKTAKRKQHERIKGNKRRKRGGTHVEERLSSSKEQPSTRGSGPINGEEASTNALNSIMEAAATTEYPARQTFMNAKEAYPAVYLPLTTYDIKDKYVGLFIEKHSDADWIIPYANKVFKPLPLEIKAYSESSHSRAFSGFPKLGVHLQQQCYSGTLIEEFLGEVDFQKKYLEDPRNNYRLLGSPTQKVLFHSHWPLYIDARLCGNLTRYIRRSCDPNVELATIRVKCVNPTNVKTSNGTQQQQHSNNNVKFVLRAIRDIEKGEELHINWDWDLRHPICKVIDGTPVDSIPEPDKFLLIHSVDTVLSMGDCACGANNKDCHLFKVKKYSQTLYKSVKSKMNNRYKLNEILQKGKVQNRRQTPILSSLAHEAITNAARAHEVLVKFNRSKLKYLEDQHRAGCKKLKTGATVPNSKGTLTNSSPLRSTEQQTGTMSDEFKPYKFRLLDRYIESKESAKHSDPSTTIITNPFEYNESNIRDMKVLAIPVEAQIPVPQSTPQVVDYSHSPKEHIVVSSSGSIPEDSTDSSLTRSKIMKSPTTSTAAAAALTSAAAVTSIEGAVSKKVPPGNTSGNLPSASNTKKKLSFADYKKKVKPS is encoded by the coding sequence ATGCTGCCTACCAATAATTCAGCATCTCTAGATTATCATCCTGAGGAGCAATCTCTGTTGGAGGATGCTTCTACTCTTCTGATGTTTTCTAAaggtaataataacagGTCCCAggcgcagcagcagccgcaAGAGCAAGAGCGGCAACGGGAGCTTCCCAAGCGGCGATCAGCATCTACTACACCTCCTTCGGTAGATGAGGGGTCATCTTTAAGCATTCCAAAGACTGGGCATTTCGGGTCTGTGGTTCTGTCGCGCACGGTTTCCATCAATCCATTAGCGTCTCCCGGCCCTGCAGCAGCGACGTTGCTCGATGATCCACCGTTGCTGCACGGTAGAGAGCTGGGCAAGGGCCGCCATTCTAGAACTAACAGTAGTTCGTCTAATGCATCCAGTAAAGGTATGGTTGCAGCAGCTGCATTGGCAGCAGCTGCAGAGGTACCGTTACCTCTTAAGAGAGCGTCTGAGAGCAAGGAAACACTTGCAGTGAAGCCAGAAGAGCGCACACATCGGCGTTCTAGTGTAGCCAAGGGGGAGAGCAAGTTGCGGGAAGGTGATGATAACAGCTGGCCAGTTTCTGATTCGTATATCGTGGATCCGGATGATGGCATCATCACTTGTGTGTGCAAttatgacgatgatgatggattTACGATCCAATGTGACCACTGTTATAGATGGCAGCATGCCACCTGCTATGGTATTCAAGATGAGAGTGCCGCTCCGGACGATTTTCTTTGCAAAGTTTGTCACCCAAGGGATATAGATGTAAAGACtgcaaaaagaaagcagCACGAAAGAATCAAGGGCAACAAAAGGAGGAAACGTGGTGGTACCCATGTTGAGGAGCGATTATCATCTTCCAAGGAACAACCAAGCACGAGGGGATCTGGGCCCATAAATGGAGAAGAAGCTTCCACCAATGCTCTGAATTCTATTATGGAAGCAGCTGCTACCACAGAATATCCCGCTAGACAAACTTTCATGAATGCCAAAGAAGCTTACCCTGCCGTTTATTTACCTTTAACGACTTACGATATCAAGGATAAATATGTGGGGCTGTTTATTGAAAAGCATAGTGACGCTGATTGGATAATACCATACGCTAATAAGGTTTTCAAGCCACTGCCGCTTGAAATAAAGGCATATTCTGAATCATCACACTCACGAGCGTTTTCGGGGTTCCCCAAACTTGGGGTTCATTTACAGCAGCAATGTTATAGTGGGACATTGATTGAAGAATTTCTTGGTGAGgttgattttcaaaaaaagtACCTTGAGGACCCTAGGAATAACTACAGATTATTAGGTTCTCCAACACAGAAGGTTTTATTTCATTCTCATTGGCCTTTATACATCGATGCGAGATTATGTGGGAATTTAACGCGATATATACGCAGATCATGTGATCCTAATGTGGAACTCGCAACGATCAGAGTGAAATGTGTGAATCCTACCAACGTTAAAACGTCCAATGGTAcacagcaacagcagcataGTAATAACAATGTAAAATTCGTTCTACGGGCAATTAGGGATATAGAAAAGGGTGAAGAATTGCACATTAACTGGGATTGGGATTTACGTCATCCAATTTGTAAGGTTATTGATGGAACACCTGTTGACTCTATACCTGAACCAGATAAGTTTTTGCTTATACATTCTGTGGACACAGTATTAAGTATGGGGGATTGTGCATGTGGTGCGAACAACAAGGATTGCcatttgttcaaagttAAGAAGTATTCTCAAACACTATACAAATCTGtgaaatcaaaaatgaACAATAGGTATAAATTAAATGAAATTCTGCAGAAAGGTAAAGTTCAGAATAGGCGTCAAACCccaattttatcatctttagCACACGAAGCTATTACCAATGCAGCCAGAGCCCACGAAGTTTTAGTAAAATTTAATAGGTCCAaactaaaatatttggaggATCAACATCGCGCTGGTTGCAAGAAACTCAAAACAGGCGCTACCGTACCCAACTCTAAAGGAACCCTCACAAACTCGAGTCCTCTGCGTTCGACTGAACAACAAACTGGGACTATGTCCGATGAATTCAAACCTTATAAGTTTCGATTATTGGATAGGTACATAGAGTCAAAGGAATCTGCCAAACATTCAGATCCAAGTACAACTATAATCACTAATCCATTTGAATACAATGAATCCAACATCAGAGACATGAAGGTATTAGCGATACCGGTAGAAGCGCAAATACCGGTACCCCAGTCGACACCTCAGGTTGTGGATTACTCTCACTCACCAAAGGAACACATCGTCGTATCTTCCTCAGGCTCAATTCCGGAGGACAGTACTGATTCCTCCTTAACCAGAAGTAAAATCATGaaatcaccaacaacatCTACTGCTGCCGCCGCTGCCCTAACTTCAGCTGCCGCTGTAACATCTATAGAAGGCGCAGTCAGTAAAAAGGTACCCCCTGGCAATACCTCTGGAAACCTACCTAGCGCTTCGAACACCAAGAAAAAGCTCAGCTTTGCTgattacaaaaaaaaagtaAAGCCTTCTTAA
- the PRM10 gene encoding pheromone-regulated protein PRM10 (similar to Ashbya gossypii AFR075C), with amino-acid sequence MSNSSGGKQPESVPSSSSSSSSSSATCEGQQDGSGREQTEQTQYMAAKSTPGSPAQIASGSLFSVLSAYSADEEKQAISLELSIDNTLPQQQQRLGHGGANVADGSVDVEKTPNRPHAGSSAAGSAAAASAAAAQEEAGGEQEKQEEGKIGQLKRLLRRHTTVSRHQSHPHWLEDAASQQSDEVGLLERFINLTGGGLVPAIVDTSQKTTDLENGEAAVSSAIADMEVAAQQIVQAHHQSEEGAAGDSSTNGSSTGTGSEATCVPPLMERYDDEFNERSDDNIRRSSDFMYVAPPQHVRSGVLGSLLRLYRSSGDTAATVSPRGGVAEGRNPDREAAGTPGIRADGPKQKRPKAMRLASAAKLKRKWAAGASEARITVHIADLLQRHRFIVRLCQALMQFGAPTHRLEEYMVMTSRVLEIDGQFLYLPGCMLVSFGDCTTRTSDVQLVRCTQGLDLWRLHQVHSIYKQVVHDVISVEDASRTIDGILVAKKLYPEWACVFLYGFCSSLVTPFAFGGDWVNMLVSLGIGCCVGLLKYIVAQRSNVYSNVFEITASIVVSFCARALASIPNSNICFGATVQGSLALIFPGYMILCGSLELQSRNLVAGSVRMFYAVIYSLFIGYGITLGAALFGWLYEGATNETTCERNVSPWFRFIFVPLFSMGLSLINQARWTQLPVMVFISYVGYMVTYWSGKHFSGSTEFTASLGAFVIGIMGNLYSRIWKGLAMTAMLPGILVLVPSGIASKSTLLSSVENANNIVSNKTYNGIDNVNSGTSISFGIAMIQVCIGISVGLFASTLFVYPFGKKRTGLFTL; translated from the coding sequence atgtcCAACTCATCTGGGGGGAAACAACCCGAGTCCGTTCCTTCGTCCTCGTCTTCGTCCTCGTCCTCGTCGGCCACCTGCGAGGGCCAACAGGACGGATCGGGAAGGGAACAAACCGAACAAACACAATACATGGCGGCTAAATCGACACCGGGCTCGCCAGCCCAGATCGCCTCTGGCTCTTTGTTTTCGGTGCTGTCTGCGTATTCCGCAGACGAGGAGAAGCAGGCGATCTCCCTGGAGCTGTCGATTGACAACACACTGccgcagcaacagcagcggCTTGGCCACGGTGGTGCCAATGTCGCAGACGGCAGCGTCGATGTTGAAAAGACACCGAACCGACCACACGCCGGCTCCAGTGCGGCCGGCTCCGCCGCCGCTGCCTCGGCAGCTGCGGCGCAGGAAGAGGCCGGCGGGGAGCAggaaaaacaagaagagGGCAAGATCGGCCAGCTCAAACGCCTGCTACGCCGCCACACAACCGTCAGCAGACACCAGTCCCACCCGCACTGGCTCGAAGACGCCGCCAGCCAGCAGTCCGACGAAGTTGGACTGCTGGAGCGGTTCATCAACCTGACAGGCGGCGGTCTCGTGCCTGCCATCGTAGACACCTCACAGAAAACAACGGACCTGGAGAACGGCGAGGCGGCTGTTTCCAGCGCTATCGCAGATATGGAGGTAGCCGCCCAGCAAATCGTACAAGCGCACCACCAGTCTGAGGAGGGTGCTGCCGGCGACAGCAGCACCAACGGTTCTTCGACAGGCACGGGCAGCGAGGCAACGTGCGTGCCGCCCTTAATGGAGCGGTACGATGATGAGTTCAACGAGCGGTCAGACGACAATATCAGGCGGTCATCCGACTTCATGTACGTGGCGCCCCCGCAGCATGTGCGCAGCGGGGTGCTTGGGTCCCTTTTGCGTCTGTATCGCAGCAGCGGAGACACGGCGGCAACGGTATCGCCTAGGGGTGGAGTGGCGGAAGGCAGGAACCCAGACAGAGAAGCTGCGGGAACTCCGGGAATACGGGCGGATGGGCCCAAGCAGAAGCGGCCAAAGGCAATGCGGCTTGCTAGCGCAGCGAAACTTAAACGAAAATGGGCGGCTGGGGCGTCGGAGGCACGGATCACGGTCCATATCGCGGACTTGCTACAGCGGCATAGGTTCATCGTGCGGCTGTGTCAGGCGCTAATGCAATTCGGGGCGCCGACGCATCGGCTGGAAGAATACATGGTGATGACGTCTCGGGTTTTAGAGATTGACGGGCAGTTCCTTTATCTGCCGGGCTGCATGTTGGTGTCGTTTGGGGATTGTACTACTCGGACTTCGGATGTTCAATTGGTGAGATGTACACAAGGACTGGATTTGTGGAGGCTGCACCAGGTGCATTCGATATACAAGCAGGTGGTACATGATGTTATTAGCGTTGAGGATGCTAGCAGGACGATTGATGGTATTTTGGTGGCGAAGAAGTTGTATCCGGAGTGGGCGTGTGTTTTTCTGTATGGGTTTTGTTCGAGTTTGGTGACGCCCTTTGCGTTCGGCGGGGATTGGGTGAACATGCTGGTTTCTTTAGGTATTGGATGTTGTGTTGGTTTGTTGAAGTATATTGTTGCGCAGCGTTCTAATGTGTATTCGAATGTGTTTGAGATCACGGCGTCGATTGTGGTGAGCTTCTGTGCGCGGGCGCTGGCGTCGATTCCCAACTCGAACATTTGTTTTGGGGCTACTGTGCAGGGGTCGTTAGCTTTGATTTTCCCTGGATATATGATTCTATGTGGGTCGTTGGAGCTACAGAGTCGGAATCTAGTGGCGGGGTCGGTTAGGATGTTCTATGCGGTTATATATTCGTTGTTTATTGGGTATGGGATCACGCTTGGTGCGGCATTGTTTGGTTGGCTATATGAGGGGGCGACTAACGAGACGACCTGCGAACGGAACGTGTCGCCATGGTTTCGGTTCATCTTTGTTCCTCTGTTTTCAATGGGGTTGTCTTTGATTAACCAAGCGCGATGGACGCAGCTTCCTGTGATGGTTTTCATTTCGTACGTGGGGTACATGGTAACCTATTGGTCTGGGAAGCACTTCTCTGGATCAACCGAATTCACCGCCTCACTGGGGGCTTTCGTGATTGGGATTATGGGCAATTTGTACTCGAGGATATGGAAGGGGCTCGCGATGACGGCCATGTTGCCCGGGATTCTGGTGTTAGTGCCATCCGGCATTGCGTCAAAGAGCACATTGTTGTCCAGCGTGGAAAACGCCAATAATATTGTTTCGAACAAGACTTATAATGGAATTGACAATGTTAATAGTGGAACTTCAATTTCGTTTGGTATTGCAATGATCCAGGTATGCATTGGCATTTCTGTCGGCCTGTTTGCGTCTACACTCTTCGTCTACCCATTCGGCAAGAAGAGGACAGGTCTGTTCACCTTGtaa
- the IME2 gene encoding protein kinase IME2 (similar to Ashbya gossypii AFR076W) gives MKYYSKKGHRVQAETMGVPPDVNNPPFYIPLKPVEGRYKLIQELGNGSFGSVTLAKAQFEISQINGKEGTLMDQSIIPTIREENWNNKNKGLVAIKTMMTRLPTLNDYTRVREIKFILQIPAHAHLVQIYELFIDDSLYQLHIVMECMEQNIYQLMKCRKRRVFSLPTLRSILSQILSGIRHIHAHNFYHRDIKPENILISPANRYYSKEWISAGHYADNYVVKIADYGLARHVTNKSPYTAYVSTRWYRSPEILLRQGSYSRPLDIWAFGCVAVEVATFKPLFPGADEMDQIWKILELLGTPHPCHESKISGYVPHGGAWLQAEHLASRLNLKFPYVEGKDISWVMCNPQLESLCDVVRACLVWNPDDRATVEDLCQMPYFSGTIVQETKQTSLATAHSALMFAGILSTSGLQHRRLIFNDINTTTTDNNNTTNNNNNHNTTTSNSNSIQANGNLKNNGNINNGINLRTSTTTTTKTITATITPGTMTTGNTNTNANSTNNSSTTTTTTTPKANTTISNNRKRETNDENDIESLAHPIPIKRTLANLLSFNKEEPQLSFQEFLKETSADKIRANNKHNNGSINLHLNSNGNNRGNNNNNNSNGNNLSNSNINIIHTSAANKIKATTATTVKATTIGTINHNSSSDSNSDSSRNTNNKLKDNNSICSRCSCSNKNNHHPKNSNRKYVGDVRAASDSTVSGPEEITKELSTNIELYQEPPPLAEEQPLYDDIFGTAENIELDEDRDDDDDDDDDDEEEDDDDDEDDEDPEGEDESFILMYKNVMNQGTTGGVNKRGNVEPLARNYIHDSTRQNCHAIDEMSIDDASTDSHNQIPRDFMMEPTTIPQHDILPPAQVRHEPTPNHSFEDGLSF, from the coding sequence ATGAAGTACTACTCGAAGAAAGGTCATCGGGTACAGGCTGAGACCATGGGCGTCCCGCCAGATGTCAATAATCCGCCATTTTACATTCCTTTGAAGCCGGTAGAGGGAAGGTACAAGTTGATCCAGGAGTTGGGGAACGGGTCTTTTGGGTCTGTAACGTTGGCGAAAGCGCAGTTTGAGATTTCGCAGATCAACGGTAAGGAGGGGACATTGATGGACCAGTCAATTATTCCCACGATACGGGAGGAGAACTGgaacaacaagaacaagggTCTTGTGGCCATTAAGACCATGATGACACGGTTGCCCACGTTGAATGACTACACGCGGGTGCGAGAGATCAAGttcattcttcaaattccGGCACATGCGCATTTGGTCCAGATCTACGAATTGTTTATCGACGACTCGTTATACCAGTTGCATATCGTGATGGAGTGTATGGAACAGAATATCTACCAGCTCATGAAGTGTCGGAAGCGGCGTGTTTTCTCGCTCCCTACTCTCCGGTCCATCTTGTCGCAAATTCTCTCGGGGATTCGGCACATACACGCACACAACTTTTATCACCGTGATATCAAGCCGGAGAACATCTTGATCTCACCTGCAAATCGGTATTACAGCAAGGAATGGATTAGTGCTGGGCACTATGCTGATAACTATGTCGTAAAGATTGCGGACTACGGGTTGGCCCGTCATGTGACCAACAAATCCCCATACACAGCCTACGTTTCTACGCGTTGGTACCGGTCGCCAGAAATACTACTTCGCCAGGGGTCGTATTCGCGGCCATTGGATATATGGGCTTTTGGCTGTGTTGCCGTAGAAGTGGCGACGTTCAAGCCGTTGTTCCCCGGTGCTGACGAAATGGATCAGATCTGGAAGATTCTTGAGTTGTTGGGAACCCCTCATCCTTGTCATGAGTCCAAAATTTCTGGATATGTGCCCCACGGTGGCGCCTGGCTCCAAGCTGAGCATTTGGCGTCGAGGCTAAACTTAAAATTCCCATATGTAGAAGGTAAGGATATTTCGTGGGTTATGTGTAATCCACAGTTGGAGTCCCTATGCGATGTTGTGAGGGCATGCTTAGTGTGGAATCCGGATGATAGAGCCACGGTGGAGGATTTATGTCAGATGCCTTACTTTTCTGGAACGATTGTACAAGAGACAAAGCAAACGTCTCTGGCTACAGCTCACTCGGCACTGATGTTTGCAGGAATACTGTCTACTTCTGGGTTACAACACCGCCGTCTGATTTTTAACGATATtaatactactactactgataataataataccactaataataataataatcacAACACTACGActagtaatagtaatagcATTCAAGCTAACGGCAATCTCAAAAACAACGGCAATATTAATAACGGTATTAACCTCCGGACCTCGACGACGACAACGACGAAAACGATAACAGCAACGATAACACCAGGTACAATGACCACCGGCAATACGAATACGAATGCAAATTCCACAAATAACAGTTCTACCACTACTACCACCACTACCCCTAAAGCTAATACAACGATCAGTAATAATAGGAAGCGGGAAACCAACGACGAAAATGATATAGAGTCATTGGCCCATCCAATTCCGATCAAACGTACATTAGCCAACTTGTTAAGTTTTAACAAAGAGGAACCTCAGCTAAGCTTCCAAGAGTTTTTAAAAGAGACGTCAGCTGATAAGATAAGGGCAAATAACAAGCATAATAACGGAAGCATCAACCTACATCTAAACAGCAACGGAAACAATAGGgggaacaacaacaacaataatagcAATGGGAACAATCTCAGCAACAGTAATATCAACATTATTCACACTTCTGCGGCTAACAAGATTAAGGCCACGACTGCTACCACAGTTAAAGCTACTACCATTGGCACCATCAACCACAACAGCAGTAGTGACAGCAACAGCGACAGCAGTCGTAACACCAACAATAAACTCAAAGACAACAACAGCATCTGTAGTcgctgcagctgcagcaacaaaaacaaccaCCACCCCAAAAACTCCAACAGGAAATATGTTGGAGATGTTCGTGCAGCATCGGATTCTACAGTCTCTGGTCCTGAAGAAATTACTAAGGAACTATCGACAAACATCGAATTATATCAAGAACCACCTCCGCTGGCAGAGGAACAGCCGTTGTATGATGACATATTCGGCACCGCTGAAAATATAGAACTGGACGAAGACCgagatgatgatgatgatgacgatgatgacgatgaagaagaagacgatgatgacgatgaagacgatgaagacCCTGAAGGTGAAGATGAAAGTTTTATTCTGATGTACAAAAATGTGATGAATCAAGGCACCACTGGCGGTGTTAACAAAAGGGGCAACGTCGAGCCATTGGCTCGGAACTATATTCATGATTCTACACGTCAAAATTGTCATGCGATCGATGAAATGTCTATCGATGATGCTTCTACTGATTCTCACAACCAAATACCTCGTGACTTCATGATGGAGCCAACCACTATTCCTCAACATGACATATTGCCACCAGCACAAGTTCGCCATGAACCCACGCCAAACcatagttttgaagatggGTTAAGTTTCTGA